The Mesoterricola silvestris sequence CCAGACTCACCACCCGGCCCGGGCAGGGCACTTTCTCGAGGGAAGACTATGAAACGCCAGATCAAGCAACTCTTCATGCTCTCCGCCTTCGCGGGCGTTTGCATGGCCGTGGGGATGGGACTCAGCTACCGCTGGGTGGCCAGGGCCCAGGAGGAGCAACCGGTCACCGTCGACGCCAAGGGCCTCGACCGCCTTCCGCCCATCGCCGAGGTGGCCGAGAAGCTCAACCCGACCGTGGTGGCCATCACCAACACCAGCTTCGTGAAGAACCGCGGCCGCTTCGAGGGCGAGTCCCCCAACGGCGACGACTTCTTCAACTGGTTCTTCGGGCCCCAGCGCCCGGGCACCCGCAGGCCCCAGGAGGAGGAGCAGCGGGTCCAGGCCGGGGGCAGCGGCGTCGTCATCTCCCCCGACGGCAAGATCCTCACCAACAACCACGTCATCGACGGCGTGCGGGGCGGGGAATCCACCATCGAAGTGAAGATGGCCGACGGCCGAACCTTCAAGGCCACGATCCTGGGCAAGGACAAGGAACTGGACATCGCCCTCATCAAGGTGGACGCCAAGCACCTGCCCTACGCCAAGCTGGGCGACAGCGACGCCATGCGCATCGGCGAATGGGTGGTGGCCATCGGCAACCCCCTGGGCCTGGAGCACACCGTCACCCAGGGCATCGTTTCCGCCAAGGGCCGCCAGCTCACCGGGCCCGGCCTCGAATCCTTCATCCAGACCGACGCCGCCATCAACCGGGGCAACTCCGGCGGCCCCCTGCTCAACCTCCGGGGCGAGGTCATCGGCATCAACACCGCCATCCGCCCCGACGGCCAGAACATCGGCTTCGCGGTGCCCGTGAACATGATCAAGCGGGTCATCGCCGATCTGGAGAGCGGCAAGCCCGTGAGCCGCGGCTACCTGGGCGTGGCCACCCGCAACCTGGACAACGAATTCCAGTCCTCCCTGGGCATCAAGGAAGGCGCGGTGGTCTCCAGCGTGGACCGGGGCACCCCCGCGGACAAGGCCGGCATCCAGCGCCTGGACGTCATCACCGCCGTGGACGGCCAGAAGGTGCGCAGCGGCGACCAGCTGGTGGCCGCCATCGCGGGCCGCAGGGCCGGCGAGTCCGTCTCCGTCACCGTGTGGCGCGACGGGAAGTTCAAGGACATCAAGGTGGTCCTGGGCGACCGCCGGGAACTGCAGAAGGGCGACGCCCAGGAGGGCGATGACGAGGATTCCGCCCCCCGCACCGACCCGGAGAACCCCAAGCAGATGAACCTGGAAAAGACCTACGGGTTCACCGTGGAGGGCCTCTCCGCCGCCAACCGGCACCAGTTCGGCGTCCCCGCGGACGTCAAGGGCGTGGTCATCACCTTCGTGGCGGCCCGGTCCGGCGCGGCGGAAAAGGGCCTCCAGGCCGGCCTGATCATCACCGCCGTGGGCCCCAAGGACATCGACGGGCTCCAGTCCTTCCAGGAGGAAGTGAAGAAGGCCGGGACCAAGAAGCCCCTGCTCCTCCTGGTGCGTCCCCCCCGGGGCGCCTCGTTCACCATGGCCATCCCGCCCCGCTAGGGAGGGGGAAGCGAAGAGGCTGCCGGGGAATCTTCCCCGGCAGCTTTTTTTCTGGGTTATCTTATAAGTCCATTTGCAAGGATCGAATATGGGCAAGCGTCTCCTCGTCGTGGACAGCGATCGGAGATTCATCCAGGATCACAAATCCCCGCTGGAATCCGCCTTCGAAGTCGATTTCCTCTACACCACGGAGGGGGCGCTCACGCGCCTGGAGAGCGGGCAGTACGGCGGGATCCTCCTGTGCGTGGAGACTTCGGAAAACAAGGGATACGCCCTGTGTTCGGCCATTCGCCGGGCCCCGGGGCTGGGGGACCTGAAGATCGCCCTCATCAGCGCCAAGGCCTCCGAGGAGGAGTACGCCCGCCACCGCGGCACCAAGGGCAAGGCCGACCTGTACCTGCACAAGCCCATCAACACCACGGTCCTCATCCCCTCCCTGGCCGAACTGGTGCCCCTGAAGGAGGACGACCCGGACAACCCCCTGGGCGACCTGGCCGGGGCCGACCTGGGCGACGAGTGGCTGGAGAGCCTGCGCACGGAGCTGGAGAGCGACCCCATTCCCCCGCCCCGGGCCCTGGCGCCCAGCCCCGGCTGGGCCGCGGAACCCCCCGCGGCGCCGGAAAAGCCCGTGCGAAACCAGGGGGAGATCGAACTCCTGGAATGGCGGGTCAAGGACCTGGAGCTCAAGCTCTCCGCCCAGCACGACGAACTGGACCGCAAGACCCGGGAGATCGAGGAGCTCATCCAGCGCAACGCCGCCGTCACCCGGAACCTGGACGAGATCCAGCACACGCAGGGCGCCGCCGAGGACAGCCTCCGGGGCGATCTGCAGGACGCCCTGGACGAGCAGAAGCGCCTGGTGGACCAGCTGGACCTGGTCAACGCCCTCCTGGCCGAGAAGTCCCAGCAGAACGCCGAGTTCCTGGAAACCCACCAGCTGCTCCAGGCCCAGCTGGAGGAGGCCTGGGAGACCGGAACCCGGGCCAAGGCGCTGGAAACCTCCCTGGCGGAAACCCAGGAGGCCCTGCGCACCCGCGAGGCCCAGGCGGTGCTTTCCGAGCAGCACAGTTCGGACCTCCTCATGGAGCTCGAAGGCGTGCGCGCCGACGGGGCCGTGAAGCAGGCCCGCATCCAGGAGCTGGAAGGCTCCCAGGGCCGCCTGGCCGAACTGGAGGCTGAACTGGCCTCCCTCAAGGAGCAGGCCGCCTTCCAGGAAACGACCCTGCGCGACCTCGCCGGGGAGCGGACCCGGCTCCAGGCGGAGTGCGCCGCCAAGGACGACGAGCTCACGGAGCAGGCCGGGGAGATCTTCGTCCTCCAGGAGAAGCTCAGCCTCCAGGAAACCGCCTGCCGGGACCTGGCCGAGGAACGGGACACCCTGGGGGGGCTGCGGGAGCAGCTGGAACGCACCGCCAACGATCTCCAGGCCCGCCTGGACACCGCCGAGGCGGCGGGGGAGAGCCAGCGCCGGGAATTCCTGGCGGGAATCGAGGAGCGGGAGGCCAACCTGGGCCGGCTCCATGCCGACGTTGAAGCGGGCCAGGAACGGATCAATCAACTGAACCGCGAGAAGGCCGAGCTTTCCGCCGCCCTCCAGGGCCGGCAGGATCGCCTGGACACCCTGGGCGCCGCCCTCGCGGAGCTCGAGGACAAGGCCCGCCAGGCCCTGGACCTGGCCAAGGGCTGAACGTGCACACCAGCGCCCTGATCGCCACCCCGGCGCTCATTCTCGCCACGGGGTTCTTCGTATGCGCCGAATTCGCGGCGGTGCGGGTGCGGGGCACCCAGTTGGAGGCCCTCCTGGACGCCGACCCCCGGGCGGCCCAGGCCCTGGAGGTGCACCGCAACCTGGACCGCCACCTCTCCAGCATCCAGGTGGCCATCACGCTCCTGACCATCAGCCTCGGCGCGGTGGGCGAGGACATCTTCGTCAAGGGGTTCCAGGCGCTCTTCGGCGCGGTGCCATGGCCCCGCACGGGGCTCCTGCTGGGCTCGTTCATGGGCATCCTGGCGATCACCCTGCTCCAGGTGGTGCTGGCCGAACTGCTGCCCCGGGGCATCGCCCTGCGCTCCGCGGAAGCCTGGGCCCTGCGCACCGCGGGGCCCCTCCTCTTCTGGTCCCAGGCCATCTTCCCCGTGACCCGGACCCTGACGGGCATCACCCACGGGCTGGAACGGTTCCTGGGCATCCCCGCGGCCGTGGACCACGCCCCCACGGAGGAGGAGTTCCGGCGCATGCTCACCAAGAGCGAGCTGGAAACCTCCCGCAAGGACCTCATCGAGAATCTCTTCGATTTCTCCAAGCGCACCGTCAAGGAGGTCGCGGTGCCCCGGGCGCAGGTGGTCTACTTCGACCTTCAGCGCACCTTCGAGGAGAACCTGGCCCTGGCCCGGAGCTGCACCAACACGCGCCTTCCGCTGGTGGACGGGGACCTGGACCACGTGGTGGGCGTCATCCACCTGCGCGACCTGCTGTGGGCCCTCAACGACCAGGGCCCGGAGGTGGATCTCCGGAGCCTGGCGCGGGCGGCCTTCCTGGTGCCGGAGATGCGCCTCATCCAGGACCTGCTCCTGGACTTCCAGAAGCAGAAGCAGCACCTGGCCCTGGTGGTGAACGAGCACGGCGGCGTGGACGGCCTGGTGACCCTGGAGGACGTGCTGGAGGAGCTTGTGGGCGAGATCCAGGACGAATTCGACCGGGAGGTGATCGACCTCCGCCGCACCCGGGGCGGGGCCTGGCTGGCCCAGGGCACCGTCAGCCTGGAGGCCCTGGAGGACCACCTGGGGCTCCACCTGGAGGTGGAGAAGGGGTCCGTGAGCCTGGGGGGCCTCTTCCAGGAGCGGCTGGGGCGGATCCTGCGCGCCGGCGACGAGCTGCGCATCCACGGCTGGCGGATCCGCGTGCTGGAGATGCGGGGCATGGCCCCCCGGAAGTTCCTCCTGAAACCCGTGGCCACCGGGGAGCCCCTTGACGATTGACGGGTTCATCCTGGCGGCGGGGCTGGGCACGCGAATGGGGCCCCTGTCCCGGGCCCTGCCCAAGCCGGCCTGGCCCTTCAACGGCCGCCCGCTCATCGCCCTGGCGGCTGACGGCCTGCGCCGGGCGGGGATCCGCCATCTGGCCTGCAATGCCCACGTGCTCCCGGACCGCATCCGGGAGGCCACCCGGGACACGGGCATCGAGGTGTGCCCGGAGCCCGTCCTGCTGGGCACCGCCGGGGGCCTGCGCCACGTGCGGGACCGGGCCGCGGACGAACTGGCGGTGTGGAACGGGGATATCCTGGCCGATCCCCCCTGGGAGGCCTTCCGGGAGCGCCACCGGGCCCTGGGCTCGGACCTCAGCTGGCTGCTCATCCCCCACCCGGGGGGCCCCTGGAATCCCGTGTGGCTCAGCCCGGAGGGCCGCATCCTCCCCCCCGGGCGCACCGGGGACGGACCCTACCACTTCGTGGGCCCCGCCTTCTGGAGCCGCCGGGCCCTGGCCCTCCTGCCCGACGAGGGCCCCGCGGACGTGAAGACCCAGGTCCTGGCCCGCCTGGACCGGGCCTTCGGGGTGGTGGTGGACCCCTTCCCCTTTTACGAGATCGGCTCCCCGGACCAGCTCATCGAGGCCGCAGCCCGGGTGGCCCCCGGGGCCGAGGGCCGTATTCCCGGCTGCTACGTCCATCCGGAGGCCAGCCCGGTTGGATCCCTTCGCCGCTGCGTCCTGGGCCCGGGGGCCCGGCTCCACCCCGCCTTCCGGGACCAGGATGCGTTCTGGTTCCAGGAAGGGGGACACCTGGTGCGCCTCGCGCTATAGACTGTATCGATGAAAACTCAACTCCAGTCCGTCCTCGATCGCTGGGGATGCAGGAACCCGGTCCTCCTGGCCGGGGACGCCGGCCTGCGCCAGTACTTCCGCGTGGACCACCCCCACCTGGGCAGCGCCCTGGTGGTCCTCTACCCCCCCGCGGACCCCGGCGGCACCGAGGATTCCTACTTCGAGTACCGCGCCCTCCAGGCCTACCTGGATCCGGTGGTGCGCGTGGCCACCATCATCCAGTTCGACGACGAGCTGCGCGCCATGCTCGTGGAGGACCT is a genomic window containing:
- a CDS encoding Do family serine endopeptidase produces the protein MKRQIKQLFMLSAFAGVCMAVGMGLSYRWVARAQEEQPVTVDAKGLDRLPPIAEVAEKLNPTVVAITNTSFVKNRGRFEGESPNGDDFFNWFFGPQRPGTRRPQEEEQRVQAGGSGVVISPDGKILTNNHVIDGVRGGESTIEVKMADGRTFKATILGKDKELDIALIKVDAKHLPYAKLGDSDAMRIGEWVVAIGNPLGLEHTVTQGIVSAKGRQLTGPGLESFIQTDAAINRGNSGGPLLNLRGEVIGINTAIRPDGQNIGFAVPVNMIKRVIADLESGKPVSRGYLGVATRNLDNEFQSSLGIKEGAVVSSVDRGTPADKAGIQRLDVITAVDGQKVRSGDQLVAAIAGRRAGESVSVTVWRDGKFKDIKVVLGDRRELQKGDAQEGDDEDSAPRTDPENPKQMNLEKTYGFTVEGLSAANRHQFGVPADVKGVVITFVAARSGAAEKGLQAGLIITAVGPKDIDGLQSFQEEVKKAGTKKPLLLLVRPPRGASFTMAIPPR
- a CDS encoding hemolysin family protein, translating into MHTSALIATPALILATGFFVCAEFAAVRVRGTQLEALLDADPRAAQALEVHRNLDRHLSSIQVAITLLTISLGAVGEDIFVKGFQALFGAVPWPRTGLLLGSFMGILAITLLQVVLAELLPRGIALRSAEAWALRTAGPLLFWSQAIFPVTRTLTGITHGLERFLGIPAAVDHAPTEEEFRRMLTKSELETSRKDLIENLFDFSKRTVKEVAVPRAQVVYFDLQRTFEENLALARSCTNTRLPLVDGDLDHVVGVIHLRDLLWALNDQGPEVDLRSLARAAFLVPEMRLIQDLLLDFQKQKQHLALVVNEHGGVDGLVTLEDVLEELVGEIQDEFDREVIDLRRTRGGAWLAQGTVSLEALEDHLGLHLEVEKGSVSLGGLFQERLGRILRAGDELRIHGWRIRVLEMRGMAPRKFLLKPVATGEPLDD
- a CDS encoding NTP transferase domain-containing protein; its protein translation is MTIDGFILAAGLGTRMGPLSRALPKPAWPFNGRPLIALAADGLRRAGIRHLACNAHVLPDRIREATRDTGIEVCPEPVLLGTAGGLRHVRDRAADELAVWNGDILADPPWEAFRERHRALGSDLSWLLIPHPGGPWNPVWLSPEGRILPPGRTGDGPYHFVGPAFWSRRALALLPDEGPADVKTQVLARLDRAFGVVVDPFPFYEIGSPDQLIEAAARVAPGAEGRIPGCYVHPEASPVGSLRRCVLGPGARLHPAFRDQDAFWFQEGGHLVRLAL